One window from the genome of Vanessa tameamea isolate UH-Manoa-2023 chromosome 13, ilVanTame1 primary haplotype, whole genome shotgun sequence encodes:
- the LOC135193603 gene encoding protein PFC0760c-like translates to MKITTNFLLLFYVSLAKCTNVDSYEINRIEFTPLHDAIILNDIVDIFSEFENNMSPQLTNHMFSNSESEEDIENLLSEYQQYLDKAHEQRINYIRRNKNKVPHIRHENFNKLKPIERNNYHENSNFYFNDMKHPAFLNTFMPHNSNIKFVKKNDNLFDFSKNLYDGKKSDDLPTILPENLSKTMMSSCFCQENIFPCKCQCKKCFYNESALSRNFNKINHLTNSFLKIPKPFEDNPSNNLDNNLSLRIKIDVQLPNALSNLLKYLNQFEKYEEHEDTFPIPRDPLSTINLPFPYLNYSIPIDLIGYKQNILKDKSPIHKITIHKKKKFRFGNNNKKHKTKKMYNLQNFKFEPQLERNITNITKVENSNSSFNKNSSFNNNEDTNLKTNETTEMTLNHSSDKTTVTHTPRIVLTLNITKGSYNRSENASKIGNSIEADFEIEKDNVSNTKLLRLKREINNKSPNYLTLLNSNKSMTTSFAINNRSIVPVVISSKKLDTESEVDTELVYWPLAKKDQSLIHSKNITALILDREIKKTKLNMTKDKLINNHTTALEKAIFGDVDWNDIDAVVPAFMSFVGKYITGVLTFCSENICHSMKCAKKLCLHRICTPDNRYNSKGHCAGNNYTDSVATMESIMDLPSNIAFEVVDILEEKMLGKLFGKGTLCIHSKCSAFAAFKKTFKKAKCTFKELNIAGHCPNLKNIKII, encoded by the exons ATGAAAATAACAACTAATTTCCtcttattattttacgtaagtTTAGCGAAGTGTACGAATGTGGACA gTTATGAAATCAATCGTATTGAATTCACTCCACTTCATGATGCGATTATACTAAACGACATTGTCGATATCTTCAGcgagtttgaaaataatatg AGTCCTCAATTAACTAATCACATGTTCAGTAACAGTGAAAGTGAAGAAGATATCGAAAATCTGCTGTCCGAGTACCAACAATATTTAGATAAAGCACACGAGCAGaggataaattatataagaagaaataaaaacaaagtgcCACACATACGACATGAaaacttcaataaattaaaaccaattgAGCGAAATAATTACCACGAGAAcagtaatttttactttaatgataTGAAACATCCAGCTTTTCTGAATACATTTATGCCACATaattcaaacataaaatttgtaaaaaagaaTGACAACCTATTCGATTTTTCGAAAAATTTATATGATGGGAAAAAATCAGACGATTTACCTACGATACTTCCAGAAAATCTATCCAAAACAATGATGTCATCGTGTTTTTgccaagaaaatatttttccatgCAAATGTCAATGcaagaaatgtttttataatgaatctGCTCTTTctagaaattttaataagattaatcaCCTTACaaacagttttttaaaaattccaAAACCCTTTGAAGATAATCCAAGTAATAACTTGGACAACAATTTAAGCCTTCGAATAAAAATAGACGTTCAATTGCCGAACGCATtaagtaatttacttaaatatctaaaccaatttgaaaaatatgaagAACATGAAGATACCTTTCCAATACCAAGAGATCCTTTATCAACCATCAACTTACcttttccatatttaaattattcaattccaATTGATTTAATTGGATACAAACAGAATATATTAAAGGATAAATCAccaatacataaaataactattcataaaaagaaaaagtttcgttttggaaataataacaaaaaacacaaaaccaagaaaatgtacaatttacagaattttaaatttgaaccgCAATTGGAacgtaatataacaaatataacaaaagtagAAAATAGTAATagctcttttaataaaaatagttcgtTCAACAATAATGAAGATACGAAcctaaaaacaaatgaaactacTGAAATGACACTCAATCACTCTAGCGATAAAACAACTGTAACTCACACTCCGAGAATTGTTTTAACTCTTAATATAACAAAAGGCAGTTACAATCGTTCTGAAAATGCATCAAAAATAGGGAATAGTATTGAAGCAGACTTCGAAATTGAAAAGGATAATGTGTCAAACACGAAATTATTGCGGTTAAAAcgcgaaataaataataaatcaccaAATTATCTTACATTGCTTAATAGTAATAAGAGTATGACAACATCCTTTGCAATAAATAATCGATCCATTGTTCCTGTAGTAATATCTTCTAAAAAACTAGATACAGAATCGGAGGTTGACACTGAATTAGTATATTGGCCATTGGCGAAAAAAGATCAATCCCTGATACATTCAAAGAACATAACTGCCTTGATTTTAGatagagaaattaaaaaaacaaaattgaacatgacaaaagataaattaattaataaccatACTACAGCTTTAGAAAAAGCAATATTTGGCGATGTGGATTGGAACGATATTGATGCAGTTGTTCCGGCTTTCATGTCTTTTGTGGGCAAATATATAACAGGCGTATTAACATTTTGCTCTGAAAATATATGCCACTCTATGAAATGcgcaaaaaaattatgtttacatagAATTTGTACACCAGATAACCGGTACAATAGTAAAGGTCATTGTGCAGGCAACAACTACACtg ATAGCGTAGCCACTATGGAGTCTATAATGGATTTACCGTCAAATATAGCTTTTGAAGTTGTTGATATATTAGAGGAGAAAATGTTAGGAAAGTTATTCGGAAAAGGAACGCTTTGTATTCATTCAAAATGTAGCGCTTTTGCAGcatttaagaaaacatttaaaaaggcCAAATGCACATTTAAAGAACTTAATATAGCAGGTCATtgtcctaatttaaaaaatattaaaattatataa